Proteins from a genomic interval of Zingiber officinale cultivar Zhangliang chromosome 2A, Zo_v1.1, whole genome shotgun sequence:
- the LOC122039949 gene encoding trimethyltridecatetraene synthase-like: MELIITFLVIALVLTLALPAVLRHSRRSKFNLPPGPKPWPVIGNLHLIGPLPHQSLHALAKKHGPLMYLRLGSRPTVVGSSAAAARFFFKTHDLSFSDRPNTVVGKYTAYNSSDIVWSSYGPYWRHVRRLFLSELLNAKRLHSFYSIRVDEVHALLRSIFNASPSVLLKELLFAFTFNVISRMAFGRQYVAQDFEKGIDEFMLLHGVFNLGDFIPWLGFLDLQGYVRRMKLLSQKLDVLYEQILVDHEERRHLEGDTFVAKDMVDLLLLMVDDHPTTDDDTRLHRDNVKAFIQDLIVGATDTPSLTIEWAISELVRNPEKQRKAAEELERVVGRERWVEEDDIPQLPYLVAIVKETMRLHPAAPLLLPRLAREHAVAGEDCGGYDVPAGTRVLVNVWAMGRDPAVWESPEEFWPERFLGSAVDVKGQDMELVPFGAGRRMCAGYGLGLKMIQLVLANLVHGFEWLPPAGMRPEEVSMEEAGGITLTMKVPLEAIVVPKLPHHLY, translated from the exons ATGGAGCTAATTATCACTTTCTTGGTCATCGCATTAGTACTTACACTCGCACTTCCGGCCGTCCTCCGCCACAGCCGCCGCAGCAAGTTTAACCTTCCCCCGGGTCCTAAGCCATGGCCGGTGATCGGAAACCTCCACCTGATCGGCCCGCTTCCCCATCAATCCCTCCACGCCCTCGCCAAGAAGCACGGTCCTCTCATGTACCTGCGCCTCGGCTCCCGCCCCACTGTCGTCGGTTCCTCCGCTGCCGCAGCCCGGTTCTTCTTCAAGACCCACGACCTTTCCTTCTCCGACCGCCCCAACACGGTCGTCGGCAAGTACACCGCATACAACTCTTCCGACATCGTATGGTCATCCTACGGTCCCTACTGGCGCCACGTCCGCCGACTCTTCCTCTCAGAGCTTCTCAACGCCAAACGCCTCCACTCCTTCTACTCCATCCGCGTCGACGAGGTCCACGCCCTCCTGCGCAGCATTTTCAACGCGTCTCCATCGGTCCTACTCAAGGAATTGCTCTTCGCCTTCACGTTCAATGTAATTAGCCGCATGGCATTCGGAAGGCAATACGTGGCACAGGACTTCGAGAAAGGGATCGACGAATTCATGCTACTTCATGGAGTCTTCAACCTCGGCGACTTCATTCCCTGGCTCGGATTCCTCGACCTGCAAGGCTACGTACGCCGGATGAAACTACTGAGCCAGAAGCTCGACGTTTTGTACGAGCAAATTCTGGTCGACCACGAGGAGCGCCGCCACCTCGAAGGTGACACCTTCGTGGCCAAGGACATGGTAGATTTGCTCCTTCTGATGGTCGATGATCATCCAACCACAGACGACGATACCAGACTTCATAGAGACAACGTCAAAGCTTTCATTCAA GACTTGATCGTTGGCGCCACCGATACGCCTTCGTTGACCATAGAATGGGCCATCTCCGAGCTCGTCCGGAACCCCGAGAAACAGAGGAAGGCAGCCGAGGAGCTGGAACGGGTGGTTGGCCGCGAGCGGTGGGTGGAGGAGGATGACATCCCACAGCTGCCGTACCTGGTGGCCATCGTCAAGGAAACAATGCGCTTGCACCCGGCGGCGCCGCTTCTCTTGCCGCGGCTCGCTCGGGAGCACGCCGTCGCGGGTGAGGACTGCGGCGGGTATGACGTCCCCGCGGGGACGCGCGTGCTGGTTAACGTGTGGGCCATGGGGCGGGACCCGGCTGTGTGGGAGTCGCCGGAAGAGTTCTGGCCGGAGCGATTCTTGGGCAGCGCGGTCGACGTGAAGGGCCAGGACATGGAGCTGGTGCCGTTCGGGGCAGGGCGAAGGATGTGCGCAGGGTACGGATTGGGACTGAAGATGATCCAGTTAGTGCTGGCCAATCTGGTTCATGGATTCGAGTGGCTTCCGCCGGCGGGGATGAGGCCGGAGGAGGTGAGCATGGAGGAGGCGGGCGGTATAACTCTGACGATGAAGGTGCCTCTGGAGGCTATCGTCGTGCCCAAACTGCCACATCACCTTTACTGA